A window of Kryptolebias marmoratus isolate JLee-2015 unplaced genomic scaffold, ASM164957v2 Scaffold65, whole genome shotgun sequence contains these coding sequences:
- the LOC108228837 gene encoding platelet-derived growth factor receptor beta (The sequence of the model RefSeq protein was modified relative to this genomic sequence to represent the inferred CDS: added 106 bases not found in genome assembly), producing MMVSFRGWTGSLDILHFLLGVFLVLPKEGVSLELQPLASELLLQSHSNFTVVCSAWSQVKWRLPVSTPVDRVSVDNRGSSSVLQLVNVTWRNSGRYTCEEASADQSRDIDIFIPGRGPDEWFVPIGSGMVIKETEEGTIPCVVSDPKLNVSLYERASRTQVPGMMYEPARGFTGRLNDTSYVCVASDRAEERESRVFYVFSVLVPEVMDMELSVSSPTLKQGEVLTVNCTVRDPGVVVFSWDFPRRQEIEPLTDILPNQIRSFINITKATLADSGLYVCKVLDTNQRRTVKKNITVTVLDRGYVYLWLSGETNLTSVLHHTVELSVEVDAHPAPTITWSRDNKKLAEETTSINTTHLTSSRYVSTLTLVQVQMHQTGSYTVTAANEDDFGELIFYLEVTAPPRIMSLSEVGSNTIQCVTEGAPPPFITWYTCPSSHRCNHLSGSWKNLSSASGAVALQENITKVTEGGLTQVHSVLTLEALSSVSAVRCEAMNSAGGRARDLQVLTQSLLSQVTVLVVVLVLVITAVIFFIILITLWRKKPRYEAHWKLIKSVSSDGKQITYMDTEDLPYSSAWEIPRDHIVLGQVLGSGPFGRVVEATVSGLSHSGSMVKAAVKMVKPRTESVQSLMAELKVLAHLGPHLNIVNLLGACTSGGPVYLITEFCCHGDLLSYLQRNRVTFLQVDTPTRSDSDGGYMHMNKVDRSQNVALKELRNADVDPETSPTDQASSLLPSDSSALTLSDLMSFSFQIAQAMDFLSSIQCVHGDLAARNILVSEGKLVKVCDFGLARDLLKDQNYIIKGNSFLPLKWMSPESIFQKIYSSESDVWSYGVLLWEVFSLGCNPYPDLLTTRQFLSELKKGHRMDQPEHAPPDMSDLMKRCWEEDPQSRPSFSSLVIAMDNMLSDDIKQSYRQLTQDFLKGKSPAVVRSRQSLSTRAEDQSHGHTTAQGSPASDVKVQLLEAGSVETSPSHHSNIIPISDVTKESSSSGAVRDAVSTIMPNPPAMLEPQEMTSSEPAQPSASSCCEEEEESCL from the exons ATGATGGTGTCCTTCAGAGGTTGGACAGGGAGTTTGGACATCCTGCACTTCCTGTTAG gTGTGTTTCTGGTTCTTCCTAAAGAGGGCGTGTCCCTGGAGCTGCAGCCGTTGGCCTCAGAGCTTCTGCTCCAATCACATTCCAACTTTACCGTG GTGTGCTCGGCGTGGAGCCAGGTGAAATGGAGGTTACCTGTCTCCACTCCGGTGGACAGAGTCTCGGTGGACAATCGTGGCTCCAGCAGTGTTCTGCAGCTCGTTAATGTCACCTGGAGGAATTCTGGGAGATACACCTGTGAGGAGGCGTCAGCTGATCAGAGCAGAGACATCGACATTTTCATACCTGGACGAG GCCCAGATGAATGGTTTGTCCCAATAGGTTCAGGTATGGTGATAAAGGAGACAGAAGAAGGCACCATCCCCTGTGTGGTGTCTGACCCGAAGCTCAACGTGTCTCTGTATGAACGAGCCAGCAGGACTCAGGTCCCTGGGATGATGTATGAGCCAGCTCGGGGCTTCACTGGTCGCCTAAACGACACATCATATGTGTGCGTGGCCTCCGACAGAGCTGAGGAAAGAGAGTCTCGGGTGTTCTACGTTTTTAGCGTCTTAG TACCGGAGGTGATGGACATGGAGCTTTCTGTTTCCAGCCCTACATTAAAACAAGGAGAGGTTTTAACTGTTAACTGCACCGTCAGAGACCCTGGTGTGGTTGTCTTTTCCTGGGACTTCCCCCGCAGACAG gaaaTTGAACCTCTGACAGACATCCTGCCCAATCAAATCCGCTCCTTCATCAACATCACCAAGGCAACACTCGCAGATTCAG GTTTGTATGTGTGTAAGGTGCTGGACACAAACCAGAGACGAacagtgaagaaaaacatcacAGTAACCGTTCTGG ACCGAGGTTATGTTTACCTGTGGCTCTCAGGTGAGACTAACTTGACGTCTGTCCTCCATCACACTGTGGAGCTTAGTGTGGAGGTTGACGCACACCCTGCCCCCACCATCACCTGGTCCAGAGACAACAAGAAGTTAGCCGAGGAAACAACTTCCATCAACACCACTCACCTGACAAGTAGCAG GTATGTGAGCACTCTGACCCTGGTTCAGGTGCAGATGCATCAGACTGGAAGTTACACAGTGACTGCAGCCAATGAGGATGATTTTGGGGAGCTTATCTTCTACTTGGAGGTCACAG CTCCTCCGAGGATCATGTCTCTGTCAGAAGTCGGCAGTAACACCATTCAGTGCGTCACTGAGGGAGCTCCGCCCCCCTTCATTACATGGTATACCTGTCCCAGCTCACACAG gtgtaATCATTTGAGTGGCAGCTGGAAGAACCTATCATCAGCCTCAGGGGCCGTGGCTTTACAGGAAAACATCACCAAAGTGACAGAAGGAGGCCTTACTCAA GTACACAGTGTGTTGACTCTGGAGGCTCTCAGCTCTGTGTCGGCTGTTCGCTGTGAGGCTATGAACTCTGCAGGAGGCCGAGCCCGAGACCTGCAAGTACTGACTCAGT CTCTCCTGTCTCAGGTCACAGTGTTGgtggtggttctggttctggtcatCACAGCTgtcatcttcttcatcatcctcatcactCTGTGGAGAAAA AAACCTCGTTATGAAGCTCACTGGAAGCTGATTAAGTCGGTAAGTTCTGATGGAAAGCAGATCACCTACATGGACACTGAAGACCTGCCCTACAGCTCAGCCTGGGAAATACCTCGAGACCACATAGTACTTG GTCAGGTGTTGGGTTCTGGTCCATTTGGACGTGTTGTCGAGGCAACAGTCTCTGGTTTGAGTCACTCTGGTTCTATGGTTAAAGCCGCAGTAAAGATGGTCAAAC caaGAACTGAGTCAGTCCAGTCTTTGATGGCAGAGTTGAAGGTTTTGGCTCATCTTGGTCCTCATCTGAACATCGTCAACCTGCTGGGAGCATGCACGAGCGGAG GTCCTGTCTATCTGATCACTGAGTTCTGTTGTCATGGAGACCTGCTGAGCTACCTGCAGAGGAACAGAGTCACCTTTCTCCAAGTGGACACGCCCACCAGGAG CGATAGCGATGGAGGTTACATGCACATGAACAAAGTTGATAGATCTCAGAACGTTGCCCTAAAGGAGCTACGAAATGCAGACGTTGATCCTGAGACGTCGCCGACAG ACCAGGCATCATCACTCCTCCCCAGCGACTCGTCTGCCCTCACCCTCAGTGACCTCATGAGCTTCTCCTTCCAGATCGCTCAGGCCatggacttcctgtcctccatACAG TGTGTCCATGGAGACCTGGCAGCAAGGAACATCCTGGTCTCTGAAGGGAAGCTGGTGAAGGTCTGTGACTTTGGTTTGGCCAGAGACCTGCTGAAGGATCAGAATTACATCATCAAAGGAAAT AGCTTCCTGCCGCTGAAGTGGATGTCTCCAGAGAGCATCTTCCAGAAGATCTACAGCTCTGAGAGCGATGTCTGGTCCTATGGAGTCTTACTGTGGGAGGTCTTTTCTCTTG GCTGTAACCCGTACCCGGACCTCCTAACGACCAGAcagttcctctctgagctgAAGAAAGGACACAGAATGGACCAACCAGAACACGCCCCCCCTGACAT agTTACCGCCAGCTGACTCAAGACTTCCTGAAAGGTAAAAGTCCAGCTGTGGTTCGTTCAAGACAGAGTTTATCTACGAGAGCTGAAGATCAGAGTCATGGACACACAACAGCACAAG GAAGTCCTGCCTCAGACGTCAAAGTTCAGCTGTTGGAGGCGGGGTCAGTGGAGACAAGCCCCTCCCACCACTCTAACATCATTCCAATCAGTGATGTCACCAAagagagcagcagcagtggaGCTGTACGAGATGCAGTAAG CACTATAATGCCAAATCCTCCTGCCATGTTGGAGCCACAGGAAATGACATCATCAGAACCCGCGCAGCCGTCTGCATCTTCCTgctgtgaggaagaggaggagagctgCCTGTAA